From one Coffea eugenioides isolate CCC68of chromosome 11, Ceug_1.0, whole genome shotgun sequence genomic stretch:
- the LOC113754417 gene encoding UPF0400 protein C337.03, whose product MGSTFNPQILVEKLAKLNISQQSIETLSHWCIFHMNKAKQVVETWDRQFHCSPREQRLAYLYLANDILQNSRRKGSEFVGEFWKVLPDALRDVIENGDESGRTAAVRLVSIWEERKVFGSRGQILKEEFVGRQVDNANRNLKHTGSKLRHAAGDALDRIVSSYQLVYSSQLDEDSVINKCRSAINCIQKADKEIGGDLRSGPVDGSGIVDELKGQHATLRDCIGLLTSIESSRANLMAHLREALQEEEYKLDQVRNQLQAARVHSEQAGNKCGQLLSCDNNEQVLAEQDRPENHLSQGTHDFDSGSKEQSAPVMYSQQVSFTEKSSHLEEDTKSAAAAVAAKLTASSSSAQMLTFVLSSLASEGVIGNPVKESPSDYPSEKRPKLENDRSSYVPLQNSEAFQQNIPVFSQDVTSNEQPPPPSSPPPLPPLPPMQPYPVPQYMSSAGTIASVPFGYSTIQQQQVAVPGYSPTFPVNGVAPFAAAPTNTYQSYPTEGGFYGQQPSLPMAPVSRQ is encoded by the exons ATGGGAAGCACATTTAATCCGCAGATTTTGGTGGAAAAGCTTGCAAAGCTAAACATTTCACAGCAGAGTATCGAGA CTTTATCACATTGGTGCATTTTTCACATGAACAAAGCGAAACAAGTTGTTGAAACATGGGATAGGCAATTTCATTGCTCTCCACGTGAGCAGAGGTTGGCTTATCTATATCTTGCAAATGATATACTTCAGAACAGTAGACGAAAGGGTTCAGAGTTTGTTGGTGAGTTTTGGAAGGTTCTTCCAGATGCACTTCGTGATGTaattgaaaatggagatgagtCTGGAAGGACTGCTGCAGTACGGCTG GTTAGCATTTGGGAAGAGAGAAAGGTGTTTGGTTCTCGTGGGCAGATTCTTAAGGAAGAATTTGTGGGAAGGCAAGTGGATAATGCAAATAGAAACTTAAAGCATACTGGATCCAAACTG AGACATGCTGCTGGTGATGCTCTGGACAGAATAGTTTCAAGTTATCAACTTGTATACAGTAGTCAACTGGATGAAGATTCTGTGATAAACAAATGCAGGAGTGCCATCAACTGTATTCAGAAAGCTGATAAGGAAATTGGGGGTGATTTGAGATCAG GGCCAGTTGATGGATCGGGTATTGTAGATGAGCTCAAGGGGCAGCACGCCACATTGAGGGACTGCATTGGGCTACTTACATCTATTGAATCATCAAGGGCAAACCTGATGGCTCATCTGAGAGAGGCTCTTCAGGAGGAG GAGTATAAGCTGGATCAAGTCCGCAACCAACTCCAG GCTGCACGGGTCCACTCAGAACAGGCAGGCAATAAATGCGGACAGTTACTAAGTTGCGATAACAACGAGCAAGTTCTAGCTGAGCAGGACCGCCCAGAAAATCACCTTTCCCAAGGGACACATGATTTTGACTCTGGAAGTAAAGAGCAATCAGCTCCAGTGATGTACTCACAACAGGTATCATTTACTGAAAAGTCTAGCCACTTGGAAGAAGATACGAAATCTGCAGCAGCAGCAGTGGCAGCAAAGCTTACagcatcatcatcttcagccCAGATGTTAACTTTTGTCCTGTCTTCCCTGGCGTCAGAGGGTGTTATAGGCAATCCAGTCAAAGAATCTCCCAGTGATTATCCGTCTGAAAAAAGACCTAAGCTTGAGAATGATAGGTCCTCTTATGTTCCTTTGCAAAATTCTGAAGCTTTCCAACAAAATATCCCCGTCTTTTCCCAGGATGTGACTTCAAATGAACAACCGCCACCCCCATCATCTCCTCCACCGTTGCCACCACTTCCACCTATGCAGCCGTACCCTGTGCCCCAATATATGTCATCTGCTGGTACAATAGCGAGTGTACCATTTGGCTACAGTACAATTCAACAGCAGCAAGTCGCCGTGCCCGGTTATTCCCCCACATTTCCGGTCAATGGGGTTGCTCCGTTTGCAGCTGCTCCAACAAATACCTACCAGAGTTATCCAACTGAAGGTGGTTTTTATGGTCAGCAACCATCCTTGCCAATGGCACCCGTAAGTCGTCAGTAG
- the LOC113752874 gene encoding exocyst complex component EXO70B1, with protein sequence MSTVDTAEKEKPLPENVSSFGSTANDGNTDDAQGHQGGLDNQQNPTTKENGSEKAESPDQSHTPKELGTDNPLDTEKELPTATGEINENEEEVEKAVEGDPTTEAASEVEEPSPLPPDLGKVSEEIDQYISSLSNSSLSSKNDDENSNVPIFVEQFAVLFEAKIDDYDSSDNPVKWTRLTDEDSASFLEAVNRVSRLSALLSEFSSDYKYAYSINRIGSVLQRAMTYVEEEFRSLLEEYKIPDHQDPETVVNNPSSSSSSTNAQDGGEQPPRPPPPTGVAAENNDPHPEDTNNNDNNNNNDNNDNLGYSEEILSELSRLAKAMLVGGYETECCQVYFIARRNALEETIHKFGFEKFSIDDVQKMNWESLEREIEAWIRTFKQFATVQFSRERKLADAIFVDHAAISEALFSTLLRGMVVQLLNFSEAVAMSKRAAEKLFKFLDIYETLRDVLPKMDNGLLPPQTLDEIKSEASLTRSRLADAVICIFCELENSIKADAGKTPVPGGAVHPLTRYTMNYLKYACEYKDTLEQVFREHQKIERADSGAGSEFDYNTSQANADGNQSNQKAGQSPFQVQVTKVMDLLDANLEAKSKLYRDLSLSSIFMMNNGRYILQKIRGAGEMNSLMGDTWCRKRSSELRQYHKNYQRETWGKPLNCLMNHEGLNVNGKVAKPVLKERFKSFNAMFDEIHKTQSAWVVSDEQLQSELRVSISNMVIPAYRAFMARYGQYLTPGRQTEKYVKYQPEDIETYVDELFDGNATPTGRKKL encoded by the coding sequence ATGTCTACCGTCGACACTGCAGAGAAAGAGAAACCTCTGCCAGAAAATGTTTCTAGTTTTGGCTCTACTGCAAATGATGGCAATACTGACGACGCACAAGGCCACCAGGGAGGTCTTGATAATCAACAAAATCCAACGACTAAAGAAAATGGAAGCGAAAAAGCTGAATCACCCGATCAAAGCCATACCCCAAAAGAGCTTGGAACCGATAATCCACTCGATACCGAAAAGGAGCTGCCCACCGCGACAGGAGAAATTAACGAGAATGAGGAGGAGGTAGAGAAGGCGGTGGAGGGTGATCCAACAACAGAAGCGGCATCAGAGGTGGAAGAGCCTTCTCCTTTGCCTCCTGATCTGGGCAAGGTCTCGGAAGAGATTGACCAATACATCTCTTCTCTGTCAAACTCAAGCTTAAGCTCAAAGAATGATGATGAGAATTCCAATGTGCCTATATTTGTGGAGCAGTTTGCTGTTCTTTTTGAAGCCAAGATAGATGATTACGATTCAAGCGACAATCCTGTTAAATGGACCCGGCTGACAGACGAGGACTCTGCCTCATTCCTAGAAGCAGTGAACCGCGTTTCCAGACTATCAGCTTTGCTTTCTGAATTTTCGTCTGATTACAAGTACGCCTATTCCATCAACCGCATTGGTAGTGTTCTCCAGCGTGCAATGACTTATGTGGAAGAGGAATTCAGATCCCTCCTTGAAGAATACAAAATCCCCGATCATCAAGATCCGGAGACTGTTGTGAATAACCCTTCGTCGTCAAGCTCCTCCACCAATGCCCAGGACGGAGGGGAACAACCACCACGTCCTCCTCCTCCTACCGGCGTTGCAGCAGAAAATAATGATCCTCATCCTGAAGATacaaataataatgataataataacaacaacgATAACAATGACAATCTTGGATACTCGGAAGAGATATTGTCAGAATTGAGTAGATTAGCCAAGGCCATGCTTGTGGGAGGCTACGAAACAGAATGCTGCCAGGTCTACTTCATCGCGCGACGGAACGCGTTAGAGGAGACTATACATAAGTTTGGGTTTGAGAAGTTCAGCATTGACGACGTGCAGAAGATGAATTGGGAGTCGCTGGAGAGAGAGATCGAAGCGTGGATCAGAACATTCAAGCAGTTCGCCACCGTCCAATTCTCCAGAGAACGCAAGCTCGCGGATGCCATCTTCGTGGATCATGCAGCAATCTCCGAGGCCCTGTTCAGCACCCTGCTCCGAGGCATGGTAGTCCAACTCCTCAATTTCTCGGAAGCTGTCGCCATGAGTAAGCGTGCCGCCGAGAAGCTGTTCAAGTTTCTGGACATATACGAGACCCTAAGAGATGTCCTTCCCAAGATGGACAACGGCCTACTGCCTCCTCAAACCCTGGACGAGATCAAGTCGGAGGCCTCCCTCACCCGAAGCCGGCTGGCTGATGCCGTGATCTGCATCTTCTGCGAGCTGGAGAACTCCATCAAAGCCGATGCTGGAAAGACCCCGGTTCCAGGCGGTGCAGTTCACCCCTTGACTCGCTATACCATGAATTATCTCAAGTATGCGTGCGAGTACAAGGACACGCTGGAACAGGTGTTCAGAGAGCATCAGAAGATCGAAAGAGCGGACTCGGGTGCGGGATCAGAGTTCGACTACAACACTTCACAGGCTAACGCGGATGGAAACCAGAGCAATCAGAAAGCGGGGCAGTCTCCGTTCCAGGTGCAGGTGACGAAGGTTATGGATCTACTGGACGCCAATCTGGAGGCCAAGTCCAAACTCTACAGGGATCTGTCGTTGAGTTCGATATTCATGATGAACAACGGGCGGTACATATTGCAAAAGATTAGGGGGGCTGGGGAGATGAACAGCTTGATGGGGGACACTTGGTGCCGAAAGAGGTCGTCGGAGCTGAGGCAGTATCACAAGAACTACCAACGGGAGACCTGGGGGAAGCCCTTGAACTGCCTGATGAATCACGAGGGATTGAATGTAAACGGGAAGGTGGCGAAGCCGGTTCTCAAGGAAAGGTTCAAGAGCTTCAACGCAATGTTTGACGAGATACACAAGACGCAGAGTGCTTGGGTGGTTAGCGACGAGCAACTTCAATCGGAGCTGAGGGTGTCTATATCCAACATGGTGATACCGGCGTATCGAGCATTCATGGCCAGGTACGGTCAGTACCTGACGCCGGGGAGGCAGACCGAGAAGTACGTCAAGTACCAACCTGAGGATATAGAAACATACGTTGACGAGCTGTTTGATGGGAACGCCACCCCGACTGGGAGAAAAAAGTTGTAG
- the LOC113751115 gene encoding uncharacterized protein LOC113751115, with protein MVARAGSARSGSGWRRRRLSLGSWFLIASAALTVLGLLILTLRSIEPSADINETTHLGIQEEEEEEGEEEKAKVVNDSKGGGGCATVEEMGEMFGRGSGEESLRARQMIHSHFRLNGAPTVRALPPEHFCRHGFVLGKASEAGFGNEMYKILTAAAISVMLNRSLIIGQTRGKYPFGDYILYSNLSFTLAEVKHLWRMNGCVAKYGRHLVMRIDDFQKPSRTNVLCGNWREWHQPIIWFQNTTDAVAAQFFLKSMHAEMRKAASDLFGEPENLQHRPNVFGELMRVLISPSEIVEHALNWALSGGADPDIAVHMRMLMNRSVRAVRAALDCVRKAAGKLSSRPKVVLVSDTPSLLEDTGPNLMEFAEVLHFDYEHFEGNITAPKDRLSNWNPRVRDWGPAPRWVAFVDFFLASRAKHAVVSGAHRRVGTTYAQLIAALAAAQRLGDNSTAGSSFTYLSSFQSNLLSEGLRNQIGWGHVWNRFAGPLSCSHQPNQCASTPILPPAWWDGLWQSPITRDVKRMEAYGIRLSGLATVDEDYLHSFCNSRKISTVTVTLI; from the exons ATGGTGGCGAGGGCGGGGTCGGCCCGGTCGGGGTCGGGGTGGCGGCGGAGGCGACTGTCTTTGGGGTCCTGGTTTTTGATCGCCAGTGCAGCGCTTACGGTGCTGGGATTGCTCATCCTTACCCTCAGATCCATCGAGCCTTCCGCCGACATCAATGAGACCACCCACCTCGGAattcaagaagaagaagaagaagaaggagaagaagaaaaggcaAAGGTTGTGAATGATAGCAAGGGAGGAGGAGGATGCGCAACGGTTGAAGAGATGGGGGAGATGTTTGGGAGAGGATCTGGAGAGGAGAGTCTCCGAGCCAGGCAAATGATCCACAGTCACTTTCGTCTCAACG GTGCTCCAACAGTCCGAGCGCTGCCTCCGGAGCACTTCTGTAGACATGGTTTTGTGTTAGGAAAAGCATCAGAAGCAGGGTTTGGTAATGAAATGTACAAGATCCTAACTGCCGCAGCTATAAGTGTGATGTTGAACCGGTCTTTGATTATCGGGCAGACCAG GGGGAAATATCCTTTTGGGGATTACATTTTGTATTCGAATCTTTCCTTTACCTTGGCGGAAGTCAAGCATCTGTGGAGGATGAATGGTTGTGTAGCAAAATATGGGAGACATCTTGTTATGAGGATTGATGATTTTCAGAAGCCGTCACGAACTAATGTTCTATGTGGCAATTGGAGGGAGTGGCACCAACCCATAATATG GTTCCAGAATACCACAGATGCTGTGGCTGCTCAGTTTTTCTTGAAGAGCATGCACGCAGAGATGAGGAAGGCTGCTTCTGATCTTTTTGGAGAGCCAGAAAATTTGCAGCACAGACCTAATGTATTTGGGGAGCTGATGAGAGTGCTTATATCTCCTTCGGAAATTGTAGAACATGCTTTGAACTGGGCCCTTAGTGGTGGTGCTGATCCTGATATTGCGGTGCACATGAGGATGCTTATGAATAG GTCTGTGAGAGCTGTGCGGGCAGCTCTGGATTGTGTTAGGAAGGCTGCCGGCAAACTATCTTCCAGGCCCAAAGTAGTATTAGTTTCTGATACCCCTTCTTTGCTGGAAGATACTGGACCAAATCTTATGGAATTTGCAGAG GTTCTTCACTTTGACTATGAGCATTTTGAAGGAAATATTACTGCACCAAAAGACAGATTAAGTAACTGGAATCCGAGGGTAAGGGATTGGGGTCCTGCACCCAGATGGGTTGCCTTTGTTGATTTCTTTCTTGCATCACGTGCAAAACATGCTGTGGTCTCTGGGGCTCACAGGCGTGTCGGGACAACCTATGCTCAGCTGATTGCAGCACTGGCTGCAGCTCAGAGACTTG GGGACAACTCCACTGCCGGTTCAAGTTTTACTTACCTCAGTAGCTTCCAAAGTAATTTACTTTCGGAAGGTTTAAGGAATCAGATTGGCTGGGGGCATGTGTGGAATAGATTTGCTGGTCCATTAAGTTGTAGTCACCAGCCAAATCAATGTGCATCTACACCAATTCTACCTCCCGCCTGGTGGGATGGACTTTGGCAATCACCTATTACACGGGATGTCAAGAGGATGGAAGCATATGGCATTCGACTTTCTGGTTTGGCAACAGTTGACGAGGACTACTTGCACTCGTTCTGTAATTCAAGGAAGATTTCGACCGTAACTGTTACACTGATTTGA